Genomic DNA from Clavibacter michiganensis:
GGCTGCTACTTCTTGGTGCCGAAGCCCGCGTAGCGCGAGTTGAACTTCTCGACGCGGCCGGCGGAGTCCATGATGCGCTGCTTGCCCGTGTAGAACGGGTGCGACTCGCTCGAGATCTCGACGTCGATGACCGCGTACTCGACGCCGTCCTCCCAGACGATGGTCTTCGAGCTGCTCACGGTGGA
This window encodes:
- a CDS encoding type B 50S ribosomal protein L31, yielding MKTDIHPKYAPVVFRDLASGATFLTRSTVSSSKTIVWEDGVEYAVIDVEISSESHPFYTGKQRIMDSAGRVEKFNSRYAGFGTKK